From the Polaribacter gangjinensis genome, the window TCGTAATAAAACAATCCTCCTGAAACAGGATTTCCTGTAGCTGAAAATAGAGATGCATCCAATGCAGAAAAATCAAAACTGATAAAAACATTAGTGGTTAATTGATCGATAACATCATCCATCCAATATTCGTTAACAGCCATATCATGAGCAAAAAATACTTTGTCTGGATTCATGGTTCTTTTTTCAGAAATATCCATACTTCTGATACCAACTTGCACTAAATTGGTATTTTGGTTTGCTTCATACATCGCACACTTGTGGTGGTATGGAGAGCCTTCAAATTCTTTTCTTAAATTGGCATGCGCATCAAGATGCAATACAGTTAAACTTTGAAAACAATCGTTGAACGCTTTTACAGTTCCAATAGAAACGGAATGTTCGCCACCAAAAATGGTTACAAATTTGTTTCTATTGATGAATTTTTTTACGGTTTGATGCACCGCATTAACCATGGCTTGAGGTGAGGAATTCTCGGTAATTGCATCAGCTAAAAAAACGCCTTCTTTGTATACTTCAGAATCGGTTTCAATATCATACAACTCCATGTTTTCTGAGGCTTCTAAAAAAGCCTGAGGACCTTTACTTGCGCCTTTTTGCCATCTGTTTGTTCCTTCATAAGGAACAGGAATCAATACAATTTTTGAATTGCTTAATGTTGCATGATTTTCTGGAATTCCTGCGTACGTTTTCATTTTATTTTTTAATCAGTTTAATTTTTTTATGTTTCAAAAATAGTAAAATTAATATCCCAAAATAGATAAAAGCTCACTACTTTTTTGTTGTTCTTTAAATACTTTGGTAACAATATTACCTTCTGCATCTTTATCTATCAAAATCATTTTTGGATGTGGCACCAAACAGTGTTGTAAACCTCCAAATCCACCTATGGTTTCTTGGTATGCACCTGTGTTAAAAAATCCGATATATAAAGGTCTGTCTTTTTCATAAATGGGCAAATATATGGCATTGATATGTTGTTCTGAATTGTAATAGTCATCGCTATCACAAGTCAATCCACCCAATAAAACACGTTCGTATTTGTAATTCCATTTATTGATGGGCAACATGATAAAACGTTTGTTAATTGCCCAAGAATCTGGTAATGTAGTGATGAATGATGAGTTGATCATATTCCAACGTTCACGATCGTTTTGTTTTTTCTGATACAATACTTCATAAATGGCGCCACTAGCTTCACCTACAGTAAAACTACCAAATTCTGTAAAAATATGC encodes:
- the speB gene encoding agmatinase, whose protein sequence is MKTYAGIPENHATLSNSKIVLIPVPYEGTNRWQKGASKGPQAFLEASENMELYDIETDSEVYKEGVFLADAITENSSPQAMVNAVHQTVKKFINRNKFVTIFGGEHSVSIGTVKAFNDCFQSLTVLHLDAHANLRKEFEGSPYHHKCAMYEANQNTNLVQVGIRSMDISEKRTMNPDKVFFAHDMAVNEYWMDDVIDQLTTNVFISFDFSALDASLFSATGNPVSGGLFYYETLEFLKRVFAEKNVVGFDMAEFCPNPNQKTSDSLAAKLYYKMLSYKFSSKDDTYDTDDSNPNNNPFSKLSKFKNDEEEF